One window of Mauremys reevesii isolate NIE-2019 linkage group 4, ASM1616193v1, whole genome shotgun sequence genomic DNA carries:
- the LOC120403155 gene encoding zinc finger protein OZF-like isoform X10: MSVTFEDVAMYFSAAEWALLGEEQRQLYRHVMWENYQTLVSLGVMNQSRAEGQTPEEGPDYLEPLRPYPGTSGKNHSQKTEWRRKHKRQCVPQRQRKNLTRNESATPRGHQMRSRPSLEPPAEGKAESRKNLYTCRVCREEFKVQGDVISHHWMVHRRQELYHCSRCGESFRKKKEFRAHGKVHRKKRAHHCSECGKIFNRLSQLTSHRRVHTGERPYCCAECGKRFFHIIGLTVHKRIHSGERPYACAQCGKQFMDSSTFRKHRTTHSEQRPHRCNQCGKGFKVAANLTRHQKIHSKERPFLCHECGKKFCLREHLIRHQRIHTGEQPHCCAECGKKFSLLQSLRRHQETHTPGRLHPCAECGRKFLHPGSLSRHQRIHTGKLHRCTDCGKGFVYIHHLKSHQRIHTGEKPYCCTECGRSFTQLSGLTNHLRIHSGERPYPCTQCGKCFAHSSSLTEHLKTHSGERPYSCAQCGKRFARSSSLTQHQRTHPGERPYSCAQCGKRFARSAYLTKHQSTHSE; this comes from the coding sequence GGGTGATgaaccagagcagagctgaggggCAGACACCTGAGGAAGGGCCTGATTACCTGGAGCCACTCAGGCCTTACCCAGGGACATCAGGGAAGAACCATTCCCAGAAAACCGAGTGGAGAAGAAAGCACAAGAGGCAGTGCGTGCCACAAAGGCAGAGGAAAAATCTGACTAGGAACGAGTCAGCTACCCCAAGAGGCCATCAGATGAGATCCAGGCCATCTCTAGAGCCTCCTGCAGAGGGAAAAGCTGAGTCCAGAAAGAACCTATATACCTGCCGTGTGTGCAGGGAAGAATTCAAGGTGCAGGGAGACGTGATAAGCCACCACTGGATGGTTCATAGGAGACAGGAACTGTATCACTGTAGCAGGTGTGGGGAGAGCTTTAGGAAGAAGAAGGAGTTCAGGGCACATGGGAAAGTTCACCGAAAGAAGAGAGCCCATCactgttctgagtgtgggaagaTATTCAACCGGTTATCACAGCTCACTTCCCACCGGAGAGTACatacgggagagagaccctattgCTGTGCTGAGTGTGGAAAAAGATTCTTCCATATAATAGGTCTTACTGTCCACAAAAGAATCCActcaggagagagaccctatgcctgtgctcagtgtggaAAGCAATTTATGGATTCGTCAACATTTCGTAAGCACCGGACCACTCACTCGGAACAGAGACCCCATCGCTGTAACCAATGTGGGAAAGGCTTCAAAGTTGCAGCAAATCTTACTAGACACCAGAAAATCCACAGCAAAGAGAGACCCTTCTTGTGCCACGAGTGTGGGAAAAAGTTCTGCCTACGAGAACATCTGATcagacatcagaggatccacactggggagcagccccattgctgtgctgagtgtgggaaaaaattCAGTCTCCTTCAAAGTCTCAGGAGACACCAGGAAACCCATACTCCGGGGAGACTCCATCCCTGTGCTGAGtgtgggagaaaattccttcatCCCGGAAGTCTCTCTAGACACCAGCGAATCCACACTGGGAAACTCCATCGCTGCACTGACTGTGGAAAAGGCTTTGTCTATATACATCATCTCAagagccatcagagaatccacactggagagaaaccctattgctgcactgagtgtgggaGAAGCTTCACCCAATTGTCAGGCCTCACCAACCACCTGAGAATCCATTCAGGAGAGCGACCCTATCCCTGCACTCAGTGTGGGAAGTGCTTTGCTCACTCATCATCTCTCACTGAACATCTGAAAACCCATTCAGGAGAGCGACCATATTCCTGCGCTCAGTGTGGGAAGCGCTTTGCTCGCTCATCATCTCTTACTCAGCATCAGAGAACCCACCCAGGAGAGCGACCATATTCCTGCGCTCAGTGTGGGAAGCGCTTTGCTCGCTCAGCATATCTTACTAAACACCAGAGCACTCACTCAGAATAG
- the LOC120403155 gene encoding gastrula zinc finger protein XlCGF57.1-like isoform X5 — protein MSVTFEDVAMYFSPAEWGLLGEEQRQLYRHVMWENYQTLVSLEIQTPKPVVISSIERGEDLCVQCLTKDEDEDILRDTLPGFPDAEETWDWPAIESFFLTQSSFPGAGARNLSRAEGQIPEEGPGNREPLRPFPGTSGKNHSKKSERGRQHKRQRRPQRQRKNLTRKEPATSRGHQRRSRPSLKPPAEGTAQPRKSLYTCRVCREEFKVQRDLIGHHWMVHRKQELYHCSECGESFRRKKEFRAHGKAHRKKRDHPCSECGKIFHKLSHLIAHQRIHTGERPYHCPECGKRFLHISALNMHKRVHSGERPFACTECGKRFMNSSTLCSHQAIHSEQRPHRCNQCGKGFKVASRLTRHLKIHSEERRFLCHECGKNFCLREHLIRHQRIHTGEQPYCCAECGRKFSLLQSLRRHQEIHNTERLHPCAECGKIFRHPENLSRHKRVHTGKLHRCTDCGKGFVYIHHFKSHQRIHTGEKPYCCSECGRSFTQSSGLTNHQRIHSGERPYPCTQCGKCFAHSSSLTEHLKTHSGERPYSCIQCGKHFARSSSLTQHQRTHPGEQPYSCAQCGKRFARLSRLTKHQSRHFS, from the exons ATGTCGGTGACGTTTGAGGATGTGGCCATGTATTTCTCCCCAGCGGAGTGGGGACTGCTGGGCGAAGAGCAAAGGCAACTTTACAGACACGTCATGTGGGAAAATTACCAGACTCTGGTCTCATTAG AAATCCAAACCCCCAAGCCAGTGGTGATCTCCAGCATAGAGCGAGGGGAAGATCTGTGTGTCCAGTGTCTCACAAAAGATGAAGATGAAGACATCCTGAGAGACACCCTCCCAG GGTTTCCAGATGCAGAAGAGACCTGGGACTGGCCAGCAATTGAAAGCTTCTTCCTCACACAAAGCTCTTTCCCTGGAGCAG GGGCGAGGAACCTGAGCAGGGCTGAGGGGCAGATTCCTGAGGAAGGGCCTGGTAACCGGGAGCCACTCAGGCCTTTCCCAGGGACATCAGGGAAGAACCATTCCAAGAAATCTGAGCGGGGAAGACAGCACAAGAGGCAGAGGAGGCCACAAAGGCAGAGAAAAAATCTGACCAGAAAGGAGCCAGCAACCTCAAGAGGCCATCAGAGGAGATCCAGGCCATCTCTAAAGCCTCCTGCAGAGGGAACGGCTCAGCCCAGAAAGAGCCTATATACCTGCCGTGTGTGCAGGGAAGAATTCAAGGTGCAAAGAGACCTGATAGGCCACCACTGGATGGTTCATAGGAAACAGGAACTGTATCACTGTAGCGAGTGTGGGGAGAGCTTTAGGAGAAAGAAGGAGTTCAGAGCACATGGGAAAGCTCACAGAAAGAAGAGAGACCATCCCTGTTCTGAATGTGGGAAGATATTCCACAAGTTATCACATCTTATTGCCCACCAGAGAATACatacgggagagagaccctatcaCTGTCCTGAGTGCGGAAAAAGATTCCTCCATATATCAGCGCTTAACATGCACAAGAGAGTTCACTCAGGAGAGAGACCCTTTGcctgcactgagtgtggaaagcGATTTATGAATTCATCAACATTGTGTAGTCATCAGGCAATCCACTCGGAACAGAGACCCCATCGCTGTAACCAATGTGGGAAAGGCTTCAAAGTTGCATCAAGACTTACTAGACACCTGAAAATCCACAGTGAAGAGAGACGCTTCTTGTGCCACGAGTGTGGGAAAAATTTTTGCCTACGAGAACATCTCAttagacatcagaggatccacactggGGAGCAGCCCTATTGCTGTGCTGAGTGTGGGAGAAAATTCAGTCTCCTTCAAAGTCTCAGGAGACACCAGGAAATCCATAATACAGAGAGACTCCATCCCtgtgctgagtgtgggaaaatatTCCGTCATCCAGAAAATCTCTCTAGACACAAGAGAGTCCACACTGGGAAACTCCATCGCTGCACTGACTGTGGAAAAGGCTTTGTCTATATACATCATTTCAagagccatcagagaatccacactggagagaaaccctattgctgctctgagtgtgggagAAGTTTCACCCAATCGTCAGGCCTCACCAACCACCAGAGAATCCATTCAGGAGAGCGACCCTATCCCTGCACTCAGTGTGGGAAGTGCTTTGCTCACTCATCATCTCTTACTGAACATCTGAAAACCCATTCAGGAGAGCGACCATATTCCTGCATTCAGTGTGGGAAGCACTTTGCTCGTTCATCATCTCTTACTCAGCATCAGAGAACCCACCCAGGAGAGCAACCATATTCCTGCGCTCAGTGTGGGAAGCGCTTTGCTCGCTTATCACGTCTTACTAAACACCAGAGCAGACACTTTTCTTGA
- the LOC120403155 gene encoding gastrula zinc finger protein XlCGF57.1-like isoform X4, whose translation MSVTFEDVAMYFSPAEWGLLGEEQRQLYRHVMWENYQTLVSLEIQTPKPVVISSIERGEDLCVQCLTKDEDEDILRDTLPGFPDAEETWDWPAIESFFLTQSSFPGAAGARNLSRAEGQIPEEGPGNREPLRPFPGTSGKNHSKKSERGRQHKRQRRPQRQRKNLTRKEPATSRGHQRRSRPSLKPPAEGTAQPRKSLYTCRVCREEFKVQRDLIGHHWMVHRKQELYHCSECGESFRRKKEFRAHGKAHRKKRDHPCSECGKIFHKLSHLIAHQRIHTGERPYHCPECGKRFLHISALNMHKRVHSGERPFACTECGKRFMNSSTLCSHQAIHSEQRPHRCNQCGKGFKVASRLTRHLKIHSEERRFLCHECGKNFCLREHLIRHQRIHTGEQPYCCAECGRKFSLLQSLRRHQEIHNTERLHPCAECGKIFRHPENLSRHKRVHTGKLHRCTDCGKGFVYIHHFKSHQRIHTGEKPYCCSECGRSFTQSSGLTNHQRIHSGERPYPCTQCGKCFAHSSSLTEHLKTHSGERPYSCIQCGKHFARSSSLTQHQRTHPGEQPYSCAQCGKRFARLSRLTKHQSRHFS comes from the exons ATGTCGGTGACGTTTGAGGATGTGGCCATGTATTTCTCCCCAGCGGAGTGGGGACTGCTGGGCGAAGAGCAAAGGCAACTTTACAGACACGTCATGTGGGAAAATTACCAGACTCTGGTCTCATTAG AAATCCAAACCCCCAAGCCAGTGGTGATCTCCAGCATAGAGCGAGGGGAAGATCTGTGTGTCCAGTGTCTCACAAAAGATGAAGATGAAGACATCCTGAGAGACACCCTCCCAG GGTTTCCAGATGCAGAAGAGACCTGGGACTGGCCAGCAATTGAAAGCTTCTTCCTCACACAAAGCTCTTTCCCTGGAGCAG CAGGGGCGAGGAACCTGAGCAGGGCTGAGGGGCAGATTCCTGAGGAAGGGCCTGGTAACCGGGAGCCACTCAGGCCTTTCCCAGGGACATCAGGGAAGAACCATTCCAAGAAATCTGAGCGGGGAAGACAGCACAAGAGGCAGAGGAGGCCACAAAGGCAGAGAAAAAATCTGACCAGAAAGGAGCCAGCAACCTCAAGAGGCCATCAGAGGAGATCCAGGCCATCTCTAAAGCCTCCTGCAGAGGGAACGGCTCAGCCCAGAAAGAGCCTATATACCTGCCGTGTGTGCAGGGAAGAATTCAAGGTGCAAAGAGACCTGATAGGCCACCACTGGATGGTTCATAGGAAACAGGAACTGTATCACTGTAGCGAGTGTGGGGAGAGCTTTAGGAGAAAGAAGGAGTTCAGAGCACATGGGAAAGCTCACAGAAAGAAGAGAGACCATCCCTGTTCTGAATGTGGGAAGATATTCCACAAGTTATCACATCTTATTGCCCACCAGAGAATACatacgggagagagaccctatcaCTGTCCTGAGTGCGGAAAAAGATTCCTCCATATATCAGCGCTTAACATGCACAAGAGAGTTCACTCAGGAGAGAGACCCTTTGcctgcactgagtgtggaaagcGATTTATGAATTCATCAACATTGTGTAGTCATCAGGCAATCCACTCGGAACAGAGACCCCATCGCTGTAACCAATGTGGGAAAGGCTTCAAAGTTGCATCAAGACTTACTAGACACCTGAAAATCCACAGTGAAGAGAGACGCTTCTTGTGCCACGAGTGTGGGAAAAATTTTTGCCTACGAGAACATCTCAttagacatcagaggatccacactggGGAGCAGCCCTATTGCTGTGCTGAGTGTGGGAGAAAATTCAGTCTCCTTCAAAGTCTCAGGAGACACCAGGAAATCCATAATACAGAGAGACTCCATCCCtgtgctgagtgtgggaaaatatTCCGTCATCCAGAAAATCTCTCTAGACACAAGAGAGTCCACACTGGGAAACTCCATCGCTGCACTGACTGTGGAAAAGGCTTTGTCTATATACATCATTTCAagagccatcagagaatccacactggagagaaaccctattgctgctctgagtgtgggagAAGTTTCACCCAATCGTCAGGCCTCACCAACCACCAGAGAATCCATTCAGGAGAGCGACCCTATCCCTGCACTCAGTGTGGGAAGTGCTTTGCTCACTCATCATCTCTTACTGAACATCTGAAAACCCATTCAGGAGAGCGACCATATTCCTGCATTCAGTGTGGGAAGCACTTTGCTCGTTCATCATCTCTTACTCAGCATCAGAGAACCCACCCAGGAGAGCAACCATATTCCTGCGCTCAGTGTGGGAAGCGCTTTGCTCGCTTATCACGTCTTACTAAACACCAGAGCAGACACTTTTCTTGA